In Fusarium verticillioides 7600 chromosome 4, whole genome shotgun sequence, the following proteins share a genomic window:
- a CDS encoding ornithine carbamoyltransferase, mitochondrial: MKTSAFRIARGAATGLQKRAYSQAATPRHLMTIADLTPNEFANLVRDANTRKIAVKGGAPASYLNAGLAGKAVAMMFSKRSTRTRVSTEAAVTMLGGHPMFLGKDDIQLGVNESLYDTSVVISSMTSCMVARVGPHSDVANLAKHSSVPVINALSDDFHPLQTIADFLTLYETFPSSSAKGATLGLNGLKVAWVGDANNVLFDLAIGCVKMGVDISVAAPKGYEIPDNMRQLITSAADGVSSPGKLFETNVPEEAVKDANVLVTDTWVSMGQEADTQKRLKDFAGFQITSDLAKRGGAKSDWKFMHCLPRHPEEVADEVFYSPRSLVFPEAENRLWAAVSALEGFVVNNGKF, from the exons ATGAAGACTTCAGCTTTCCGAATCGCTCGAGGCGCCGCTACAGGCCTCCAGAAACGAGCATACTCACAGGCTGCGACCCCTAGGCATCTCATGACAATTGCTGATCTTACTCCCAATGAGTTTGCCAACCTTGTTCGTGATGCCAATACTCGAAAAATAGCTGTCAAGGGTGGAGCTCCGGCCAGCTATCTCAATGCCGGTCTTGCTGGTAAGGCCGTTGCTATGATGTTCAGCAAGCGCAGCACCCGTACTCGAGTTTCCACTGAAGCTGCTGTGACGATGCTTGGTGGCCATCCCATGTTTCTCGGGAAGGATGATATCCAGCTTGGT GTTAATGAGTCGCTGTACGACACTTCGGTTGTCATCTCTTCTATGACCTCCTGTATGGTCGCTCGAGTTGGACCTCACTCTGATGTCGCTAATCTCGCAAAGCACTCAAGTGTCCCTGTCATCAACGCTCTGTCCGATGACTTCCATCCTCTGCAGACGATTGCTGACTTCCTCACCCTCTATGAAACTttcccatcatcaagcgcCAAGGGAGCTACACTGGGActcaatggcctcaaggTTGCCTGGGTCGGCGATGCCAACAATGTTCTGTTCGATCTCGCCATCGGTTGTGTCAAGATGGGTGTTGACATATCAGTTGCCGCCCCCAAGGGATATGAGATTCCCGACAACATGAGGCAACTCATCACTTCCGCTGCTGACGGCGTGTCCTCACCCGGCAAGCTTTTCGAGACTAACGTCCCCGAAGAGGCTGTTAAGGATGCCAATGTCCTAGTGACTGATACATGGGTTTCCATGGGCCAGGAAGCTGACACCCAGAAGCGACTCAAGGACTTTGCTGGTTTCCAGATCACGAGCGACCTTGCAAAGCGAGGAGGCGCAAAGTCGGACTGGAAATTCATGCACTGTCTCCCTCGACATCCTGAGGAGGTCGCCGATGAGGTCTTCTACAGCCCCCGCTCTCTGGTATTTCCCGAGGCCGAGAACCGTCTCTGGGCCGCTGTCT CTGCATTGGAAGGCTTTGTCGTCAACAACGGCAAGTTCTAA
- a CDS encoding acetolactate synthase I/III small subunit, whose translation MASLRPLTSSLRWVASARGVAAVRYSSSSTSAIAYKALRRRSAPLPVSDNPPAWSAQAAVSNILYETPVPSTAPPKRHILNCLVQNEPGVLSRVSGILAARGFNIDSLVVCNTEVDDLSRMTIVLTGQDGVVEQARRQLEDLVPVWAVLDYTNAALVQRELLLAKINILGPEYFEELLHHHREIAAGETDVDYAHEAIERSLSDTAKDFHPSKLAVSQALRHKHEHLKSITYFAHQFGGKVLDISTNSCIVEVSAKQSRIDSFLKLVAPFGILESARTGLMALPRSPLSEGNQDSLVMEADEVVDASQLPPG comes from the exons ATGGCTTCTCTACGGCCCTTGACTTCGTCCCTCCGCTGGGTCGCCTCCGCGAGAGGCGTCGCCGCTGTGCGATAtagctcctcctcgacctccgCCATTGCCTACAAGGCCCTCCGCCGTCGCTCTGCTCCTCTCCCCGTGAGCGACAATCCTCCTGCGTGGTCCGCCCAGGCCGCCGTCTCCAACATTCTTTACGAGACCCCAGTCCCTTCAACCGCTCCCCCCAAGCGCCATATCCTTAACTGTCTGGTCCAGAACGAACCTGGTGTTCTGTCCCGCGTTTCCGGAATTTTGGCAGCTCGCGGGTTCAACATTGACTCTCTGGTCGTGTGTAACACTGAGGTTGACGACCTTTCCCGCATGACCATCGTCCTCACTGGTCAAGACGGCGTTGTTGAGCAGGCTCGCcgacagcttgaggatcTGGTTCCCGTCTGGGCCGTCCTTGACTATACCAACGCAGCTCTTGTCCAGcgcgagcttctccttgccaagatcaacatcctcggTCCCGAGTACTTCGAGGAGCTactccaccaccaccgcgAGATTGCTGCTGGCGAGACTGATGTCGACTACGCGCATGAGGCCATTGAACGTAGCCTCTCCGATACCGCCAAGGACTTCCACCCTAGCAAGTTGGCCGTCAGCCAGGCACTGCGACACAAGCACGAGCATCTTAAGTCGATCACTTACTTTGCCCATCAGTTTGGCGGCAAGGTCCTAGATATCAGTACCAACAGCTGCATTGTTGAAGT TTCTGCTAAGCAGTCGCGCATCGACTCGTTCCTCAAGCTTGTCGCTCCCTTTGGCATTCTTGAGTCTGCCCGTACAGGTCTGATGGCTCTACCCCGATCTCCTCTGTCTGAAGGTAACCAGGATTCCCTTGTCATGGAGGCAGACGAGGTTGTCGATGCCAGTCAGCTCCCTCCCGGTTAA
- a CDS encoding DNA polymerase iota subunit, translating into MEPPRKKRPKRNDARIILQFDYDCFYAQVFENKDAKLKKLPLGVKQKNCLATCNYNARARGLTKLMSVSEAKRLCPELVLVDGEDLTPFRDMSKTLFNFFKSFSWNHKVERLGFDEVFMDVTDIIEYNLSCLNWAFLEDSFFCLSKGDPERGFHCDVTSIAGCVEGLPDSTPDLSNPAYMRLILGSHFAQFLRQQVEEKHGFTSTCGISTNKMLSKLVGSKNKPRNQTTLMAITEDEVIAFVDSHILRRIPGLGFKTVLLLGTQAGADMSKGVSEIPELSDNPVTVADVRLHPDISPGAIEKLLTGPGSEKGVGVRIWSLLHGVDTTDVKEASDVPTQISIEDTYKGLDTLAQITEELHKLSCSLIRRMRTDLLVPDEGADTPGAQKWIARPKTLRLSLRTWTYLHSAPGQNYSRVSRSGSLPPFIFDSKDDIAHIAERLVSEALLPLLRRLSPEKGQRWNLQMLNICVANMVVGAADDKTGAGRDISVMFKRQDEVLKPFQVMEDKHVAQSEEITQTVSEGDGEEEEGNDWETGDNALCPLCGHCIPLFAVSAHQRYHEMEGSE; encoded by the exons ATGGAgccgccgaggaagaagagacctAAAAGGAATGACGCTCGAATTATCCTGCAATTC GACTATGACTGTTTCTATGCACAGGtcttcgagaacaaggacGCAAAGCTCAAGAAACTGCCGTTGGGCGTTAAGCAAAAGAATTGTCTAGCGACCTGCAACTACAATGCTCGGGCTCGCGGTCTCACAAAGCTTATGTCCGTCTCTGAAGCGAAAAGACTGTGTCCAGAGCTTGTCCTCGTCGACGGCGAAGACCTTACCCCCTTCCGTGACATGAGCAAGACCCTGTTCAACTTCTTTAAAAGCTTTTCGTGGAATCACAAAGTTGAACGTCTGGGATTTGATGAGGTGTTTATGG ACGTAACGGATATCATTGAGTACAACTTATCCTGTCTCAACTGGGCATTCCTGGAAGATTCCTTCTTTTGCCTTTCCAAAGGTGACCCTGAACGAGGATTTCACTGCGATGTGACGAGCATTGCCGGATGTGTTGAAGGTTTACCCGATTCCACCCCTGACCTTAGCAACCCAGCCTATATGCGCCTCATCTTGGGATCACACTTTGCTCAGTTCCTGCGGCAGCAGGTGGAAGAAAAACATGGTTTTACATCCACTTGTGGAATCTCTACTAACAAGATGCTCAGCAAACTTGTCGGCAGCAAGAATAAGCCTCGGAACCAGACGACACTAATGGCTATTACTGAAGACGAGGTGATCGCCTTCGTAGACAGCCATATATTGCGAAGGATCCCAGGGCTAGGGTTCAAAACTGTTCTGTTACTGGGTACTCAGGCTGGTGCTGACATGAGTAAAGGTGTTTCCGAGATTCCAGAGTTGAGTGACAATCCTGTGACAGTTGCCGATGTGCGCCTCCACCCTGACATCTCGCCCGGAGCAATAGAAAAACTACTTACTGGTCCTGGGTCAGAGAAAGGGGTAGGTGTACGAATCTGGAGCTTACTACATGGAGTCGATACAACTGATGTTAAGGAAGCCAGTGATGTGCCAACCCAGATCAGTATCGAAGATACCTATAAGGGCTTAGATACGCTGGCACAAATAACGGAAGAGCTACACAAGCTATCGTGCTCACTCATCAGGAGAATGAGGACAGACCTTCTTGTACCTGACGAAGGGGCAGACACTCCAGGGGCACAAAAATGGATTGCCCGACCAAAGACATTGCGATTATCGCTCAGGACATGGACGTATCTGCACTCAGCGCCAGGCCAGAATTACAGTCGTGTCTCTCGATCTGGGTCTCTACCGCCTTTTATCTTCGATTCCAAAGATGACATAGCTCATATCGCGGAACGGCTTGTTAGTGAAGCTCTGTTGCCACTGCTCCGGCGTCTGTCTCCGGAGAAGGGACAGCGATGGAATCTACAGATGCTCAATATCTGCGTGGCAAACATGGTTGTTGGTGCAGCGGATGACAAGACAGGAGCAGGCAGGGATATATCTGTCATGTTCAAACGTCAGGATGAAGTGCTCAAGCCCTTTCAAGTGATGGAAGACAAGCATGTCGCACAGAGTGAGGAAATTACACAAACGGTGTCAGAAGGCGacggtgaagaagaggaaggcaATGATTGGGAAACGGGTGACAATGCATTGTGTCCTCTTTGTGGTCATTGTATTCCTTTGTTCGCTGTGTCGGCGCATCAGAGATATCATGAAATGGAAGGGTCTGAATAG